The Panicum virgatum strain AP13 chromosome 5K, P.virgatum_v5, whole genome shotgun sequence genome has a window encoding:
- the LOC120706878 gene encoding thiamine pyrophosphokinase 2 isoform X1, with protein sequence MLWRTVRSMDVMMHSSSFLPKLHRPANRPVKNYALVVLNQHLPRFMPRLWDHANLRICADGGANRIFDEMFQLTNDGDEKSTRNRYIPEIIEGDMDSIRPEVKLFYSSQGSKISDKSHNQETSDLHKCISRIHHRTPEHEKHNLCVLVTGALGGRFDHEAANINVLYLFSDLRIVLLSDDCLIRLLPKTHRHELYIESSVEGPHCGLFPVGAPSTNTTTTGLKWNLSESKMRFGSMISTSNIVQSEKVAVQSDADLLWTISLRNMA encoded by the exons ATGTTGTGGCGCACAGTACGCAGTATGGATGTAATGATGCATTCTTCGAGTTTCCTCCCAAAACTGCATCGACCTGCCAACAGACCAGTCAAGAACTATGCTTTAGTTGTTCTTAACCAGCATCTTCCACGATTCATGCCTCGCCTCTGGGATCATG CGAACTTAAGGATCTGTGCCGATGGAGGTGCTAATCGTATTTTTGATGAGATGTTTCAGTTGACCAATGATGGAGATGAGAAAAGCACCAGAAATAG GTATATTCCAGAAATTATTGAGGGGGATATGGATTCTATAAGGCCTGAAGTAAAATTGTTCTACTCTAGTCAG GGATCCAAAATTTCTGATAAATCACATAACCAGGAGACATCAGATTTACACAAATGTATTTCTCGTATCCATCACCGTACACCTGAACATGAAAAACATAAT CTGTGTGTCCTTGTTACTGGAGCACTAGGTGGAAGGTTTGATCATGAGGCAGCAAATATCAATGTTCTGTATCTGTTTTCGGACTTGAGAATTGTGCTTCTATCAGATGATTGCTTGATCCGACTTCTTCCCAAAACACATCGCCATGAACTTTATATTGAATCATCTGTTGAAGGACCACATTGTGGGCTTTTTCCTGTTGGAGCACCGTCAACAAACACCACAACCACTGGACTGAAATGGAATCTAA gtgaatcaaagatgagaTTTGGGAGCATGATAAGCACATCGAACATTGTGCAATCAGAGAAGGTAGCTGTACAGTCTGATGCAGATCTTTTGTGGACAATTTCTCTACGAAACATGGCCTAA
- the LOC120706877 gene encoding uncharacterized protein LOC120706877: protein MRMLRNPHGGVVGTNLNHLERWRGHTVGQFWNDWEMHILVLVSFALQVFMFLFAFIRKRNTARVQSVLLWLAYVSADAIAIFVLGRFSLHINGTHHRLTLFWAPFMLLHLGGQETITAFSMEDNMLWKRHLLTLVTQVGMAAYVVGKQRQGEKQLLAPMVLVFFSGTLKYAERTCALMRAAKACSDGRVLQDSAWSSNTTNHHYIDSWLKGHTGVNEVTYKGMVSEALDYFDLCLAFLMGMASMRPRPPEYSLTASSVLRSEKDRTHVCYKLTEIQLSLVYDYLYTKFGSRFMHLLQLVTFSSTFTALVLFARAHHHHKGPFHDDDNRADVIVSYILLIGAVILDVLSIFFAVSSYYWCWETLFSLLHPESRQQWSGKLAQESFIGPCIKRKRAIDRGVVRYLMYLVLVRVKGDTVAHVGVSDELKKLLLGKLVDVAGRTSRDNVWDCSKFTGQWAKLELRSKRQGRSSSAATLWNLLSESAERPGFMSTVLAWHVATEMCFYHDEGTSRQSPILCRELSNYIMYLTSKHGIISGGEGLLLLDNARNLISDFLVAYKKDDLDLDDPSGAITKIITENAHKLQGDESTQRPGVLQSPQPALVLAFRLQEELMKMSEASDRWGVIANVWMEMVCYMALHCEAAFHAQRLSTGGEFLTHVNVLIYDLGLPYSTYFSEADEESHQTHACIYSSDEQLNSE, encoded by the exons ATGAGGATGCTAAGAAATCCTCATGGTGGTGTGGTGGGTACCAACCTGAATCATCTCGAAAG GTGGAGAGGGCATACGGTGGGACAATTCTGGAATGATTGGGAGATGCACATTTTGGTGCTTGTGAGCTTTGCCTTGCAAGTGTTCATGTTCTTGTTCGCGTTTATTAGGAAGCGTAACACCGCCCGTGTTCAGAGCGTGCTCCTATGGCTTGCCTATGTGTCGGCTGACGCCATCGCTATATTTGTCCTTGGGAGATTCTCCCTCCACATCAATGGCACGCACCATCGGCTCACGCTCTTCTGGGCGCCCTTCATGCTCCTGCACCTTGGCGGGCAGGAGACGATCACAGCCTTCTCCATGGAGGACAACATGCTGTGGAAACGGCACCTTCTTACCCTGGTCACCCAGGTGGGGATGGCTGCTTATGTGGTTGGCAAGCAACGGCAGGGAGAAAAGCAGCTGCTGGCTCCCATGGTGCTCGTGTTCTTCTCAGGCACCCTCAAGTATGCCGAGAGAACATGCGCCCTCATGCGCGCTGCCAAAGCTTGCAGTGATGGCAGGGTGCTGCAGGATTCTGCTTGGTCATCTAATACCACTAATCATCACTATATCGATTCCTGGTTGAAGGGCCACACTGGAGTAAATGAGGTAACATACAAGGGAATGGTATCTGAAGCCCTAGACTACTTCGACTTATGCTTGGCTTTCTTGATGGGCATGGCATCGATGCGACCTAGGCCTCCAGAATATTCCTTGACGGCAAGTAGTGTCTTGCGGTCTGAGAAAGACAGAACCCATGTTTGTTACAAGCTAACTGAGATCCAGCTCTCGCTTGTCTATGACTACTTGTACACCAAGTTTGGGTCACGTTTCATGCACCTTCTCCAGCTTGTCACATTCAGCTCCACCTTTACAGCCCTGGTGCTGTTTGCTCGGGCTCATCATCATCACAAGGGTCCCTTCCACGACGACGACAACAGAGCCGACGTTATTGTGTCCTACATCCTGCTCATTGGCGCTGTCATTCTGGACGTACTCTCCATCTTCTTTGCAGTCTCTTCATACTACTGGTGTTGGGAAACCTTGTTCAGTTTACTCCATCCAGAGAGCAGGCAGCAATGGTCGGGAAAGCTGGCACAGGAAAGCTTCATCGGCCCATGTATTAAAAGGAAGCGAGCAATTGATCGGGGTGTAGTGCGATACCTCATGTATTTGGTCTTGGTCCGCGTCAAGGGCGACACCGTCGCGCACGTCGGCGTCtctgatgagctgaagaagctcCTCCTTGGTAAGCTGGTAGATGTAGCAGGGAGAACAAGCCGAGACAACGTGTGGGACTGCAGCAAGTTCACCGGCCAATGGGCGAAGTTGGAGCTACGGAGCAAACGCCAGGGTCggtcgtcgtcggcggcgactCTTTGGAACCTGCTCAGCGAAAGCGCTGAGCGTCCCGGCTTCATGTCCACTGTCCTTGCTTGGCATGTAGCCACGGAGATGTGCTTCTACCATGACGAGGGCACCAGCAGGCAATCTCCAATACTATGCAGAGAGCTGTCCAATTACATCATGTACCTCACTTCCAAGCATGGCATCATATCCGGCGGTGAAGGGCTCCTCCTGCTCGACAATGCTCGGAATCTAATCTCCGACTTCCTGGTAGCCTACAAGAAGGATGACCTAGATCTAGACGACCCAAGTGGCGCTATCACAAAGATAATTACTGAAAATGCACATAAACTGCAAGGGGATGAATCGACTCAGCGACCTGGTGTCCTGCAGTCTCCTCAGCCTGCCCTAGTTCTTGCTTTCCGACTCCAAGAGGAGCTGATGAAGATGAGCGAAGCGAGCGATCGATGGGGGGTCATCGCAAATGTCTGGATGGAGATGGTTTGCTACATGGCGCTTCACTGTGAGGCTGCCTTCCACGCCCAGCGTCTAAGCACTGGCGGGGAGTTCCTCACTCATGTCAACGTTCTCATCTATG
- the LOC120706878 gene encoding thiamine pyrophosphokinase 2 isoform X2 has protein sequence MYIPEIIEGDMDSIRPEVKLFYSSQGSKISDKSHNQETSDLHKCISRIHHRTPEHEKHNLCVLVTGALGGRFDHEAANINVLYLFSDLRIVLLSDDCLIRLLPKTHRHELYIESSVEGPHCGLFPVGAPSTNTTTTGLKWNLSESKMRFGSMISTSNIVQSEKVAVQSDADLLWTISLRNMA, from the exons AT GTATATTCCAGAAATTATTGAGGGGGATATGGATTCTATAAGGCCTGAAGTAAAATTGTTCTACTCTAGTCAG GGATCCAAAATTTCTGATAAATCACATAACCAGGAGACATCAGATTTACACAAATGTATTTCTCGTATCCATCACCGTACACCTGAACATGAAAAACATAAT CTGTGTGTCCTTGTTACTGGAGCACTAGGTGGAAGGTTTGATCATGAGGCAGCAAATATCAATGTTCTGTATCTGTTTTCGGACTTGAGAATTGTGCTTCTATCAGATGATTGCTTGATCCGACTTCTTCCCAAAACACATCGCCATGAACTTTATATTGAATCATCTGTTGAAGGACCACATTGTGGGCTTTTTCCTGTTGGAGCACCGTCAACAAACACCACAACCACTGGACTGAAATGGAATCTAA gtgaatcaaagatgagaTTTGGGAGCATGATAAGCACATCGAACATTGTGCAATCAGAGAAGGTAGCTGTACAGTCTGATGCAGATCTTTTGTGGACAATTTCTCTACGAAACATGGCCTAA